A single region of the Micropterus dolomieu isolate WLL.071019.BEF.003 ecotype Adirondacks linkage group LG02, ASM2129224v1, whole genome shotgun sequence genome encodes:
- the psmd3 gene encoding 26S proteasome non-ATPase regulatory subunit 3: MKETAAKRREKAGGRDRDSKAEKPKDPGPEPQDVEMPEEDAASAAKPKELDSVTLEDIKEHVKQIEKAVSGKEPRFVLRALRALPSTSRRLNTNVLHKAIFGFFTNNTTTRDFLVGFLEEPMEMADGDVQFRPRTGKAASAPLLPEVEAYLQLLLVVHLTNNKRYTEAQKVSDDLLQKIGSKNRRALDLVAAKCYYYHARVYEFLNKFDTMRSFLHTRLRTATLRHDADGQAVLLNLLLRNYLHFNLYDQAEKLVSKSVFPELANNNEWARYLYYTGRIKAIQLEYTEARRTLTNALRKAPQHTAVGFKQTVHKLLIVVELLLGEIPDRLQFRQPSLKRSLMPYFLLTQAVRTGNLAKFNQALEQFGEKFQTDGTYTLIIRLRHNVIKTGVRMISLSYSRISLADIAQKLQLDSPEDAEFIVAKAIRDGVIEASINHEKGFVQSKETMDIYGTREPQLAFHQRISFCLDIHNMSVKAMRFPPKAYNKDLESAEERREREQQDLEFAKEMAEDDDDSFP; encoded by the exons ATGAAGGAGACAGCGGCCAAGCGGCGGGAAAAGGCGGGAGGCCGGGACCGGGACTCCAAGGCCGAGAAGCCGAAGGACCCGGGCCCCGAGCCGCAGGACGTGGAGATGCCGGAGGAGGACGCGGCTAGCGCGGCTAAGCCCAAAGAGCTGGACAGCGTGACCCTGGAAG ACATTAAGGAGCATGTGAAGCAGATAGAGAAGGCGGTGTCGGGGAAGGAGCCTCGCTTCGTCCTCCGGGCTCTCAGAGCGTTGCCGTCCACCAGCCGCCGCCTCAACACCAACGTGCTGCATAAAGCCATCTTCGGCTTCTTCAccaacaacaccaccaccagGGACTTCCTGGTGGGCTTCCTGGAGGAG ccgATGGAGATGGCGGACGGAGACGTCCAGTTCCGTCCGAGGACCGGTAAAGCAGCGTCAGCTCCTCTGCTGCCGGAGGTGGAGGCGtacctgcagctgctgctggtggttcACCTGACCAACAACAAGAGATACACAgag GCTCAGAAAGTTTCAGACGACCTGCTGCAGAAAATCGGCTCCAAGAACCGCAGGGCTCTGGATCTGGTCGCCGCCAAGTGTTACTATTACCACGCCCGAGTGTACGAGTTCCTCAACAAGTTCGACACCATGCgcag CTTCCTCCACACTCGGCTGCGCACGGCGACTCTGCGTCACGACGCCGACGGCCAGGCCGTCCTGCTCAACCTGCTGCTGAGGAACTACCTGCACTTCAACCTGTACGACCAGGCCGAGAAGCTCGTGTCCAAGTCGGTGTTCCCCGAGCTCGCCAACAACAACGAGTGGGCCCGCTACCTGTACTACACAG GTCGTATCAAGGCGATCCAGCTGGAGTACACCGAGGCTCGCAGGACGCTGACCAACGCTCTGAGGAAAGCTCCTCAACACACGGCGGTGGGCTTCAAACAGACG GTCCACAAGCTGCTGATCGTggtggagctgctgctgggagagATTCCTGACAGACTGCAGTTCAGACAGCCGTCACTGAAGCGATCCCTGATGCCCTACTTCCTGCTGACTCAGG CGGTGAGAACAGGTAACCTGGCCAAGTTCAACCAGGCTCTGGAGCAGTTTGGGGAGAAGTTCCAGACGGACGGGACGTACACGCTCATCATCCGCCTGAGACACAACGTCATCAAGACCG gtgtgcgTATGATCAGCCTGTCCTACTCTCGGATCTCTCTGGCCGACATCGCTCAGAAGCTGCAGCTCGACAGTCCGGAGGACGCAGAGTTCATCGTCGCCAAG GCGATCCGTGACGGAGTGATCGAGGCGAGCATCAACCACGAGAAGGGCTTCGTCCAATCAAAAGAGACGATGGACATCTACGGGACAAGAGAGCCTCAGCTGGCTTTTCACCAGAGAATCTCCTTCTGCCTGGACATCCACAACATGTCTGTCAAG gccATGAGGTTTCCTCCTAAAGCTTACAACAAGGACCTGGAGTCAGCAGAG GAGCGTCGGGAGCGCGAGCAGCAGGATCTGGAGTTCGCCAAAGAAATGGCCGAAGACGACGACGACAGCTTCCCGTGA
- the LOC123963304 gene encoding granulocyte colony-stimulating factor-like: MNTLTVIVLLHCFLLAVLVQSAPVSSPYEQPPAFKEAAERAKTLVEKIMRDIPTVHAATVITEGLTLEPSSQTANLQMMMTTLGIPAAPVLKPPSEHFTLDTCVSRMSAGSRLYQGLLGVLSDRLSGLSDLRADLRDLLTHINKMKEVAQLGGEADQNQSLDLASHLRGSYEVQVATHLTLTQLRSFCHDLFRSLRAIAAYRPQAAGTR; the protein is encoded by the exons ATGAACACCCTGACAG tcATCGTCCTGCTGCACTGCTTCCTGTTGGCAGTTTTAGTCCAATCAGCTCCGGTCAGCTCGCCATACGAACAGCCGCCGGCGTTCAAAGAGGCGGCCGAGCGCGCGAAGACGCTGGTGGAGAAAATAATGAGAGACATCCCCACCGTGCACGCTGCCACCGTCATCACCGAG GGTTTGACCCTTGAGCCGTCCTCCCAGACAGCAAACCTGCAGATGATGATGACAACTCTGGGAATCCCCGCCGCCCCCGTCCTCAAACCGCCGTCCGAACACTTCACACTG GACACCTGCGTGAGCCGCATGTCAGCGGGCAGCCGGCTGTACCAGGGGCTGCTGGGAGTTCTGTCTGACAGACTGAGCGGGCTGAGTGACCTGCGAGCCGACCTCAGAGACCTGCTGACCCACATCAACAAG ATGAAGGAGGTGGCTCAGCTCGGCGGCGAGGCGGATCAGAACCAGAGTCTGGACCTGGCCTCTCATCTCCGTGGTAGCTACGAGGTCCAGGTGGCGACTCACCTGACGCTGACGCAGCTTCGCTCCTTCTGTCACGACCTGTTCCGCAGCCTGAGAGCCATCGCCGCCTATAGGCCCCAAGCTGCAGGTACACGATAA